A portion of the Melanotaenia boesemani isolate fMelBoe1 chromosome 2, fMelBoe1.pri, whole genome shotgun sequence genome contains these proteins:
- the LOC121657180 gene encoding uncharacterized protein LOC121657180, producing the protein MANITTVSKSGQSHRSSELRIVLIGGRELKGSKSSTGNFILGQNVFDTSKRTAQSVVQQRKVHGRQVTIVDTPGWWWMYTKENTPKLDQIEIQNSVHLCPPGPHAFLLVIPVDTHLPQISKKSLKEHLELFKTDVFSHTIVLLSSLAPYSDENVKSKIKRSPTLQWILQQCGNRKHVVDISNMQDGAQVQQLFEKIDLMVANNGGRHYNAESVDGNALREEMKVLAERATRRFDEVQKQRKELKKLVEGGKVPPQHLRLVILGAQWAAKSSAGNTILGRDAFDVNDCNKRTMHCEMSHGMVAERRLTVVDSPGWFYNNTLQDTSQMDKLEIENSMYMCPPGPHAVLLVIVLATAINASYQRTVQEHMSLFTDDIWKHTIILFTRGDWLGGKTVEERIESEEGLQWLVNKCGNRYHVLNNMDRSDRGQVKELLEKIEEMWAGNEAPYYEVDPDRATQIEAEIETGKKKAKTMRKITERQSRILTELFNGEMQQISNIRVVLVGRKGSGKSTAGNLILFNEMFDTDYDTSWLKKDLQDQNGAEKSVKCQGNFDGVKVTVVETPGWYIDTSVPEWLRAEVLRSVSMCSPGPHVFLLVVPILKAFTEKDHKALVELLMPFTERVWKHCMVLFTGGEWLNEVPIEEHITREGKTLQELVEKCGNRYHVFNQNHFGDPVPVKGLLQKIIDMITRNKGCFSTEGKQSTFAALFWQAKQPMMTEEEWNRREQMLIDRMLKAIANESHVSSVPFETMAHSIDDHYIPDMSGDLTSEYGSMSQFRNRRAHGIVAEWLRKTVIKSHTTSGIGSSICSSDTYVEQFDESLQINDNNRQSHRSSELRIVLIGGRELKGSKSSTGNFILGQNVFDTSKRTAQSVVQQRKVLGRQVTIVDTPGWWWGFPRENTPKLDQIEIQNSVHLCPPGPHAFLLVISVDTHLPQLSKKSLKEHLKLFKTDVFSHTIVLLSSLAPYSDENVKSKIKRNPTLQWILQQCGNRKHVVDISNMQDDAQVQQLFEKIDLMVANNGGRHYNAESVDGNALREEMKVLAERATKRFDEVQKQRKELKKLIEGGKVPPQHLRLVILGAQWAAKSSAGNTILGRDAFDVNDCNKRTMHCEISHGMVAERRLTVVDSPGWFYNNTLQDTSQMDKLEIENSMYMCPPGPHAVLLVIDLATATNASYQRTVQEHMSLFTADIWKHTIILFTRGDWLGGKTVEERIESEEGLQLLVNKCGNRYHVLNNMDRSDRGQVKELLEKIEEIWAGNEAPYYEVDPDRATQIEAEIETGKKKAKTMKKITERQSRILTELFNGEMQQISNIRVVLVGQKGSGKSTAGNLILFNEMFETDFSTAWLKKDLQDQNGAEKSVKCQGNFDGVKVTVVETPRWYIDTSVPEWLRAEVLRSVSMCSPGPHVFLLVVPILKAFTEKDHKALVELLMPFTERVWKHCMVLFTWGEWLNDVPIEEHITREGKTLQELVEKCGNRYHVLNQNHFGDPVPVKGLLQKIIDMITRNKGCFSIEGKQRKFSALFWQAKQPILTEEEWNRREQMLIDRMLKAIANEPDVSSVPSETMAHSIDDYFIPDMTGELTSEYGSTLEFRNRRAHGIVAEWLRRTVRKSHTTSGIGSSICSSDFYVEQFDESLQMDDN; encoded by the exons ATGGCCAACATAACAACTGTTTCCAAATCTG GACAAAGTCATCGTTCTTCAGAGTTGAGGATTGTGTTGATAGGTGGAAGAGAATTAAAAGGAAGTAAAAGTTCAACTGGAAACTTTATACTAGGTCAAAATGTCTTCGACACCAGTAAAAGAACTGCTCAGAGTGTGGTGCAACAGAGGAAGGTGCACGGCAGACAAGTCACCATCGTTGATACTCCAGGATGGTGGTGGAtgtacacaaaagaaaacacccCCAAACTAGATCAGATAGAAATCCAGAACAGTGTTCATCTGTGTCCTCCAGGACCTCATGCTTTTCTTCTAGTCATTCCTGTTGATACACACTTGCCTCAGATCAGTAAAAAATCACTGAAAGAACACCTGGAACTTTTCAAGACAGATGTGTTTAGTCACACCATAGTACTGCTTTCTTCACTTGCTCCATAcagtgatgaaaatgtgaagtcCAAAATCAAAAGAAGCCCAACACTTCAGTGGATTCTTCAGCaatgtggaaacagaaaacatgttgttgatatcagcaacatgcagGACGGCGCTCAAGTTCAACAGCTTTTTGAGAAAATCGACTTAATGGTTGCAAACAACGGAGGACGTCACTATAATGCTGAGAGTGTTGATGGAAATGCTCTGAgagaagaaatgaaagtttTGGCTGAAAGAGCAACAAGAAGGTTTGATGAAgtacagaaacaaagaaaggaaCTCAAAAAACTGGTTGAAG GTGGCAAAGTCCCACCGCAACATTTAAGACTAGTAATACTTGGTGCACAGTGGGCAGCCAAGAGCTCAGCAGGCAACACTATTCTTGGAAGAGATGCCTTCGATGTTAATGACTGCAACAAAAGAACAATGCATTGTGAAATGAGCCACGGCATGGTTGCAGAGAGGCGACTCACGGTGGTAGATTCTCCTGGATGGTTCTACAATAACACTCTGCAGGACACCAGTCAGATGGATAAACTTGAAATAGAGAATAGCATGTATATGTGCCCTCCAGGACCTCACGCAGTGCTCCTTGTGATCGTCCTGGCAACTGCAATCAATGCATCATACCAGAGAACAGTCCAAGAACACATGAGTCTGTTTACAGATGATATCTGGAAACACACCATTATTCTGTTTACTAGAGGCGACTGGCTGGGAGGGAAGACTGTGGAGGAGCGAATAGAGAGTGAGGAAGGTTTGCAGTGGTTAGTGAACAAGTGTGGGAACAGGTACCACGTCCTGAACAACATGGACCGCAGTGATAGGGGGCAAGTAAAGGAGCTCCTTGAGAAGATTGAAGAGATGTGGGCAGGAAATGAGGCTCCTTATTATGAGGTCGACCCGGACCGTGCAACACAAATCGAGGCTGAAAtagagacaggaaaaaaaaaggccaaaacgATGAGGAAGATAACCGAACGACAGTCAAGAATACTGACAGAGCTGTTCAATG gAGAGATGCAGCAAATCTCTAACATACGAGTTGTACTTGTTGGCCGGAAAGGGTCAGGGAAGAGTACAGCTGGGAATTTAATTCTCTTCAATGAGATGTTTGATACAGATTATGACACATCTTGGTTGAAGAAG gACCTCCAAGACCAGAATGGAGCTGAAAAAAGTGTGAAATGTCAGGGGAATTTTGATGGAGTGAAGGTCACAGTTGTTGAGACACCAGGATGGTACATAGACACATCAGTACCTGAATGGCTCAGAGCTGAAGTTCTCCGCAGTGTCTCCATGTGTTCTCCAGGGCCTCATGTTTTCCTCTTGGTTGTTCCCATCTTAAAAGCATTTACAGAGAAAGATCACAAAGCACTAGTTGAGCTCTTGATGCCATTCACTGAGAGAGTCTGGAAACACTGCATGGTGCTGTTCACCGGGGGAGAGTGGCTCAATGAAGTCCCCATAGAGGAGCACATCACTAGGGAGGGAAAGACCCTCCAAGAGCTGGTTGAGAAGTGTGGGAACAGATACCATGTTTTCAACCAGAATCATTTTGGTGATCCTGTTCCAGTCAAGGGGCTGTTACAGAAAATCATTGATATGATAACACGAAACAAGGGATGCTTCTCAACTGAAGGGAAACAGAGCACATTTGCAGCATTATTCTGGCAAGCAAAACAACCCATGATGACAGAGGAGGAGTGGAACAGAAGGGAGCAGATGCTAATAGACCGAATGTTGAAAGCCATAGCAAATGAATCACATGTATCATCCGTACCATTTGAGACAATGGCTCACAGCATCGATGACCATTACATTCCAGATA tgagTGGAGATCTCACATCGGAATATGGGAGCATGTCACAGTTTAGGAATAGACGAGCGCATGGCATCGTTGCTGAATGGCTGAGAAAAACAGTAATAAAGTCTCACACCACCTCTGGGATCGGCAGCAGCATTTGTTCCTCGGACACTTATGTGGAACAGTTTGATGAAAGTCTTCAGATCAATGACAAT AACA GACAAAGTCATCGTTCTTCAGAGTTGAGGATTGTGTTGATAGGTGGAAGAGAATTAAAAGGAAGTAAAAGTTCAACTGGAAACTTTATACTAGGTCAAAATGTCTTCGACACCAGTAAAAGAACTGCTCAGAGTGTGGTGCAACAGAGGAAGGTGCTCGGCAGACAAGTCACCATCGTTGATACTCcaggatggtggtggggatTTCCACGGGAAAACACCCCCAAACTGGATCAGATAGAAATCCAGAACAGTGTTCATCTGTGTCCTCCAGGGCCTCATGCTTTTCTTCTGGTCATTTCTGTTGATACACACTTGCCTCAGCTCAGTAAAAAATCACTGAAAGAACACCTGAAACTTTTCAAGACAGATGTGTTTAGTCACACCATAGTACTGCTTTCTTCACTTGCTCCATAcagtgatgaaaatgtgaagtcCAAAATCAAAAGAAACCCAACACTTCAGTGGATTCTTCAGCaatgtggaaacagaaaacatgttgttgatatcagcaacatgcagGACGATGCTCAAGTTCAACAGCTTTTTGAGAAAATCGACTTAATGGTTGCAAACAACGGAGGACGTCACTATAATGCTGAGAGTGTTGATGGAAATGCTCTGAgagaagaaatgaaagtttTGGCTGAAAGAGCAACAAAAAGGTTTGATGAAgtgcagaaacaaagaaaggaaCTCAAAAAACTGATTGAAG GTGGCAAAGTCCCACCGCAACATTTAAGACTAGTAATACTTGGTGCACAGTGGGCAGCCAAGAGCTCAGCAGGCAACACTATTCTTGGAAGAGATGCCTTCGATGTTAATGACTGCAACAAAAGAACAATGCATTGTGAAATAAGCCACGGCATGGTTGCAGAGAGGCGACTCACGGTGGTAGATTCTCCTGGATGGTTCTACAATAACACTCTGCAGGACACCAGTCAGATGGATAAACTTGAAATAGAGAATAGCATGTATATGTGCCCTCCAGGACCTCACGCAGTGCTCCTTGTGATCGACCTGGCAACAGCAACCAATGCATCATACCAGAGAACAGTCCAGGAACACATGAGTCTGTTTACAGCTGATATCTGGAAACACACCATTATTCTGTTTACTAGAGGCGACTGGCTGGGAGGGAAGACTGTGGAGGAGCGAATAGAGAGTGAGGAAGGTTTGCAGTTGTTAGTGAACAAGTGTGGGAACAGGTACCACGTCCTGAACAACATGGACCGCAGTGATAGGGGGCAAGTAAAGGAGCTCCTTGAGAAGATTGAAGAGATATGGGCAGGAAACGAGGCTCCTTATTATGAGGTCGACCCGGACCGTGCAACACAAATCGAGGCTGAAAtagagacaggaaaaaaaaaggccaaaacgATGAAGAAGATAACCGAACGACAGTCAAGAATACTGACAGAGCTGTTCAATG gAGAGATGCAGCAAATCTCTAACATACGAGTTGTACTTGTTGGCCAGAAAGGGTCAGGGAAGAGTACAGCTGGGAATTTAATTCTCTTCAATGAGATGTTTGAAACAGATTTTTCGACAGCTTGGTTGAAGAAG gACCTCCAAGACCAGAACGGAGCTGAAAAAAGTGTGAAATGTCAGGGGAATTTTGATGGAGTGAAGGTCACAGTCGTTGAGACACCCAGATGGTACATAGACACATCAGTACCTGAATGGCTCAGAGCTGAAGTTCTCCGCAGTGTCTCCATGTGTTCTCCAGGGCCTCATGTTTTCCTCTTGGTTGTTCCCATCTTAAAAGCATTTACAGAGAAAGATCACAAAGCACTAGTTGAGCTCTTGATGCCATTCACTGAGAGAGTCTGGAAACACTGCATGGTGCTGTTCACCTGGGGAGAGTGGCTCAATGACGTCCCCATAGAGGAGCACATCACTAGGGAGGGAAAGACCCTCCAAGAGCTGGTTGAGAAGTGTGGGAACAGATACCATGTTCTCAACCAGAATCACTTTGGTGATCCTGTTCCAGTCAAGGGGCTGTTACAAAAAATCATTGATATGATAACACGAAACAAGGGATGCTTCTCAATTGAAGGGAAGCAGAGGAAATTCTCAGCATTATTCTGGCAAGCAAAACAACCCATACTGACCGAGGAGGAGTGGAACAGAAGGGAGCAGATGCTAATAGACCGAATGTTGAAAGCCATAGCAAATGAGCCAGATGTATCATCCGTACCATCTGAGACGATGGCTCACAGCATCGATGACTATTTCATTCCAGATA TGACTGGAGAGCTCACATCAGAATATGGAAGCACATTAGAGTTTAGGAATAGACGAGCGCATGGCATTGTTGCTGAATGGCTGAGAAGAACAGTAAGAAAGTCTCACACCACCTCTGGGATTGGCAGCAGCATTTGTTCCTCAGATTTCTATGTGGAACAGTTTGATGAAAGTCTTCAGATGGATGACAATTAG